Part of the Paenibacillus sp. JNUCC32 genome is shown below.
TCGTATCCTGAACGGTTAGTACCGCCGTTCTTTGATGACTCTGCAAACATATCGATCTGTTCGACCATTCATGCTCCTCCTTCAATTTCACGTATCTCGTGTTTTCTATTTCTACATTCCAATATTTTAGAAGAACGCGGTTCTCTAAAAAATGCAAACAAATGTTTCATGCTTTGTCCATTTTAATTCAAGATATCCCTTCTCGTAAAGACACTGAATGCAACAATAACCGCACAAATCGCCCAAATGGCTAATACGGCAAGGGAAAAATTCAAGGTCATGCCCTCGATCGGCGGCAAATTGCCCGCCAAATAACTGGTCAAATTCAGGTTTACCATGAACAAATATTTCGCGCTGCTCCATGCCGACGCCATATTCGTCAGAATATTTCCGGCGATCAATGCCGCCATCATAATGACGATGCTGGCCGCCGTGCTTCGAACCAGGACGGATACCATAAAAGCCAGCATGCCGACGCATACGCCGACAAACCAGACCAAACCGCCCTGCATCAGCAAATACTTCCATTGGGGCACCGCATGAACGCCGGACATATCCACGTCTGACCCGACAATTTGGAAACCCGTGAATACCGGGATGTCAAACCCTTTGTAGCCGAAAGCGAGACCCGAGATCAGGTAAGCGATGACAAAGGTGGAAACGACAATGAGCGACGTGAACATAATCAAGGCTACCAGTTTGCTCAGCAGCACTTTCCAGCGCTTTACCGGCCTTGTCAGGAGCATCTTAATGGTGCCGGTCGTCCGCTCTCCGGAAACGATATCCGAAGCAATGGCCATGATGAGCAGCGGAATAAACAAGGATATCGCATTGTTCAGAAATTCCCGCGTGAACGTTACCCCGTTTGGTTGATTAGGATTCACATCATGCTGCAAATAATACTGCATCTGCTGAATAAAGATTTGCCGATATCGTTTCCATTCATCCGGCACCCGGTCACTGCTAAGCGAATTTTCATTATCCGTGATCCGCTGCTGAAGCTCAAGCCGCCAGTCGCTGTTAAACTTCTCCCGGCTCCGTTCTGCGGACTTCATCTGGGCGTATGTAAACATAGGCACTAGGACGAGGAGAACCAGAAGAACCACATAAAACCGCTTACGCTTGATAATTTTGATGCATTCGTTCTTGATCAGGGGCAACAGGTTACTCAATGCTCTCACCCTCCGTCATCTGCAGGAACAGCTGCTCCAGCGTAGGATTGATCCGATGAACCTCCCGGACCTGCACGCCGGCGCCAACCAGCCTTTCCACAGCCCTTGATGCATGTGCAGCATGCATTCGGGTCACAACGGCATCCGGTGACATGCCTGCCAGTACATTATCGTCAAGCACATCCTCCGGGCGGTCCACGATCTCGCAATAATCCAGCTTCTGCAGAATTCGTTTGCCCTGCACGGCGGGATTCAGATCCCAGATGACATGATCGCTGCTGCCGGCAATCAATTCATCGACCTCGCCTACCGCAAGCACCCTTCCGCTGCTGATGATGGCTACCCGATCGCATAACAGCTGGATTTCGCTCAGCAGATGGCTGGAAACAAATACGGCCAATCCCTCCTCGGCCAACTGATGGATGAACTGCCGCATTTCTTTGATTCCCTTCGGGTCAAGACCGTTCGTCGGCTCGTCCAGAATAAGCAGCTTCGGCCTGCCGAGCAAGGCCTGGGCGATCCCCAAACGCTGCCGCATGCCAAGTGAATAAGTGCTGACCTTGTCATGGATTCTTCGATCAAGCCTGACCGTATCCACAACTTCCTGTATCCGCTGATCGTCAATGCCGGGCTGCATTCTCGCAAAATGCTCGAGATTTTCCCAGCCGGTCAAATACGAATACATCTCCGGATTCTCCACGATGGATCCAATATAGCGCAGCGCCTGCTCCTGCTGGCGGTTCACATCGTAACCGCAGACCTCGATCCTGCCGGATGACGGCTTGATCAAATCCACAAGCATTCGGATCGTGGTTGTTTTTCCTGCCCCGTTCGGCCCCAGGAACCCGAATATTTCGCCCGAGCGCACATCGAACGACACATCATGTATAATCCATTTTCGACCGATTTTCTTTTTTACATGCTGGACGGATAGTACGATTTCCTGCGCTTGTTCATTCATCGAATTCCATCTCCCCACCTGACATCCTCTTCATGCTACAGCATACCTTCTACTATTCGATCCGCGATGGCCTGATATCCTGCCCCGTTCGGATGGAAATGGTCCGTGGACAGATACTCGCCGAGCTTATGCTGAAACAGATCGAATGTAGGGACAAGCGTCATATTGGGATCCCGGTTTACGAGCTCCATGACCGCATGATTCCATGCTGAGACCACGACATTGCCGGGTATCAGCAATTCTTCCAAATCGGAAAAGGGATGATACAAGCCGATATAAACAATTCGGGCATTCGGATTAATATCCCGAATCTTCTCAAGAATTGTCTGCAAGCGTTCGGAGGCCTGCGGCAATGCGCCCATCAGCATGGCTGGATCGAGCTCCAGCTCGCCGGCATCCGCGGCCCCCTCCATCAGCCCGCTTCCTTGAAAGATATCATTGCCCCCGATAGACAGCATAATGACGTTGGCTTCCTTCAAGGCATACTGTATTCCCTTGTCGTCCAGCTTAGGGAGAAGTCCCTCGGTGGTCATTCCGTTTATTGCCAGATTGGCCAGCAGGCTGGCCGTTCGTCCATCGCCGTTCAATTGTTCGACGCTTCGGCGGACAAAACCGCCCCCGGTACTGTCCCCCGTTCCCTTGGCAAGCGAGTCTCCGATCGCCGTCACTTTCAGATCATTTGGCAGCACCGCTTCCGACGGAGCCCGTTCCGGCTTCGGCGGCGCAGTCTCTTGGCCTGGCGCGGCGGATTCGCCGCCGGTGAGCAAGGGCTGCCCTTGAGGATCATTAATATCCTTAAACGCATACACGAAACCGAATATAAGCACAATCGCTACGATAATCGACACGGAGGCCGTGATACGCCATATCCATGCAGATGACTTCATGACATTCCCCCTACAAAAATCCTCATGTACATTACCTTAAGACTTCTATAAAAAATTTGCAAATCAAAACACGCAAAGAAGACTGCCCCGGACGCAGTTTTCTGCGCGCCCGGGGCAGCCCTATCATGTAAAACAAGATCCGTGCTTATTGGCTGATGAATTCCTGAACCCAGTATCCGTTGTAATATCCCACACCGATCATGGTGAAATTAGGAGACAGGATATTTTCGCGGTGACCTTGGCTGTTCATCCAAGAGTTCATGACTTCCTGCGGCGTGCGTTGCCCTTTAGCGATATTCTCGCCGGCATAGCCGTAAGAAATGCCGTAAGCCTTCATCATGTCGAATGGAGAGCCGTGCGTTGGCGAAGTGTGGCTGAAATAATTGTTATTGCTCATGTCCTTCGCTTTGTCCAGTGCTACCGTTGTCAGCTTGGCATGTACCGTGAGCGGCTTCAGGCCAGCTTTCGAACGCTCTTGGTTCACCAAGTTGACAACTTCGGAAGCAAAATTCGATTGCTCCGTTGTGCCCGCAGATTCGGAAGGCTGGGACGGAGTCGTAGACGGCTTGCTCACAGGCTTGCTTGCTTCCGGTTTGCTTGCTTCTGGTTTGCTGGCTTCCGGTTTGCTTGCTTCCGGTTTGCTGGTCTCAGGCTTGCTTGTTTGAGGCGTCTCTGCAGGCTTGTCCGCCTGAGGTTTTTCCGTTTGCGGTTGTTGGACGACCACCCATTTAAACTGCGACTCCAAGCCTTGGCTCTCCAGGAATTTCTGGATCTTCTGTTGCCAGTTTACATAATTATTGCTATCAGCAGGTGCAGCCGAAGCCGTTGTCGGCAGCATGATGCCAACAGCCAATACAGCCGCGATACTGCCGCCTGCGATTTTCTTTATCCAATGGTTGTTCATGAATACTCATCTCCTATGCTCATAGTTGTAGAGTTTGCTTGACCGCCGTTCTAAGATGTTGAACTAGTTGGGTGTGGGGCGGTCAGGCATTGGTTACATTTTTGTAATCAGGTACGAACACATTGTAACACATTTGATACCTTCGGCAATCCTACAATTGTTGGAAAGGAGTCCTTGAATTCCTACTTTATGCTCAGGGCCCCAGAAACCAATACCGGTCCTGATCGAATGACTTCCTTGTATCTGTGATAAGCAGTAAAATCTTCTAAACTTCCATAGAATCTAGGTCATAACAAGAAAAAACCCACCCCGAAAACGGGGTGGGTTAATGAAAAGGCCCAGGCTACAGCTTTTTGCTGAACTGGTAACCAGCCTTTTCAAATCCAATATGTTCATAAAATGCATGTGCGGGAGCAAGTTCTTCCCGGTTGCCGCTTGTGAGAAACAAGAGGTGGCTACCATGCTGTCTTCCCCATGTCTCTGCACCGCGAATCAGTCGTTTGCCAATTCCTTGGCCGCGGTAGCTTGAGGTTACAATAACCGAAGTAATTTGAGTGACCGGTTCGGTCATAGTGAAGGATTTGACTTGACGAAGCATGATCATGCCGACGACGTCTCCATCAACCTCGGCAACCAGGTTGCCGTATAACGGGTTGTCGTTCATGGACTCCATCCGTTCACGCATGACGTTGAGCGTGGTCGGATAATTCAGTTCTCGCATCAAGGATGTGACAGCTTCCAAATCATTCTTCTCAAAGTTTCGAATCAGCAGTGCAGGCGCAGAAATTACGCTTTCGATGCTCATTATACCCTCATGCTTCCCTTCTTCTATGAATTCTGAGTAAACTCTACTTCTATTTTGTAAGTTTATGAAGAAGATTGCAAGTATCAAGCGACATTTTTTTTACATTTGTGTCCGTTTTGTTAAACCTTTGTTAAGCCGTTTTTACAAAAATCGGTATTGTGCTTCAATCAGCCCATGATATGTCCCCTGCTTCTGCATAAGCTGGTCGTGATTTCCTTCTTCGATGATCTTCCCGTGATCCAGCACGACGATATGATCGGCATGGCGGATCGTTGATAAACGGTGCGCCACGATGAAGGAGGTACGTCCCTGAAGCAGCACTTTAAGGGCACTCTGGATTTTTAATTCCGTCTCGGTATCGATACTTGCCGTTGCTTCATCCAGAATCAAAATCCGCGGGTCGGCAAGGAGCGCCCTCGCAAAGGATAGCAGCTGCCGCTGCCCCATGGACAGCATGTTACCGCGTTCCTCGACCTCGGTATCGTAGCCGCCCGGCATCTGGACTATAAACTCATGGGCGCCCACAGCCTTGGCCACGTCTTCAATCTCCTCATTGGTCGCATCCAGACGGCCAAAGCGGATATTATCCCGAATCGTACCCGAGAATATAAAGGTATCCTGCAGCACGATGCCGATCTGATTCCTGAGGCTTTCTACCGTCACCGATTGAATATCGTACCCGTCGATGGTTAACTTACCGTCCGTAATATCATAAAAGCGGCTGAGCAAATTAATGATGGTACTTTTGCCTGATCCGGTATGACCGACCAACGCAATCGACTGGCCTGCCTTCACGTCCAGATTGATGCCTTTTAGAGCCTGGCGTCCTTTTTCGTATTCAAACACCACATTCTCCAGCTTGATGTCCCCTTTAATGGTCGGCAATTTCTTCGCGCCAGGCTGATCATCGATGCTCGGCTTCTCGTCTATGAATTCAAAGATACGTTCGGACGATGCCATCGCGACAAGCAGCTGGTTATACATTTGGCCGAGCCGATTGATCGGCTCCCAGAAGTTCCCGACATATTGGGTAAAGGCAATCAACAGACCGATCGTGAGCTCGCCTTGCTGAATCAATACGGCCCCAAGCCAGAACAAGATCAGGGAACCGAACCCCCCGGTAATCTCGATAAGAGGCCCAAACCCTTGGTTCATGGCCGACGCCCTATCCCAGGACTTTTTGCTGTCCAGGTTCATGTTATCAAAAAATTTCATATTTTCTTCTTCTTGCGTATAAGCTTGGGTAACGCGGATTCCCTGAATGGATTCGTTCAAGTGGGAGTTAATCCGCGAGTTCCGGATCCGTACTTCCTGCCATGCACGCCGGATGCGCACACGGAGTTTCGTAGAGATAAAGAACATGATCGGAACGGTAACGATAACAGCTAGACCAAGCTTCCAGTTAATTAATAGCAGGATGACTACGATACCGACAAGCTGCACGCAGTCGATGATCAGATTGACAACCCCGTTCGTAAACAAATCCTGCAGGGAGTTGACATCGTTCGTAACGCGAACCAGCACGGATCCCGCCGGACGCTTGTCAAAGAAATTAAAGGATAGGCGCTGTATATGCTGGAACAAATCTGCTCGAAGGTCATAGATAACCCGCTGACCAATGATATTCGTAAACTTGATCCGGAATATCCCGGCAACCCATTGAATGATATACATCGCCAGAACGGCGATCGTAATCTGATACAGCAGGGTCAGGCTCGGATTTCCTTCCTTCGGGTCAATGGCCTGGTCGATAGCCAAACTCGTCAGGAATGGAATGGCAAGCTTCGTAATCGTGCCGATAATCATCATGAGGCCGATCAACGGGAGAATCTGTTTGGCATATGGTTTCATATACGAGATCAGACGCGTCAGCTGCGTCCAGTTAAACGGCTTCTCGATCGCATCGTCGTCCTTGTATACAAAACGTTCATTGGTTTCTTCCGAAGGCTTCCGCGGCCTCGGAATCTTTTGTTTCTGATGCGGTTCAGTATTTACGTTGGCGTTCATGCTTGCACCTGCCCTGGCGTACCTCCTGCTTGAGCTTGCTTTGCAATCAGGTCCGCATATTGTATTTTGTACACATCCTGGTAAGGTCCCGGCACCGCAATCAAATCGTTATGCTTGCCGCGCTGCACGACTCTACCTTCATCCAGAACGAGAATTTCATCCGCATGACGCAAGGAAGAAATACGGTGAGCGATAATAAAGGTCGTTCTGCCGTTCATGACTTCCTGGAAACCGGATTGGATTTCATGCTCTGTTTCCATGTCCACTGCGCTGGTGGCATCATCCAGGATCAGGATTTTCGGGTCCTTCAGAAGGGCACGGGCAATCGCGATCCGCTGCTTCTGTCCGCCGGAAAGACCCATCCCCCGTTCACCGACAATGGTATCGTAGCCATCCTTCATTTCCATAATGAAGTCATGTGCCTTGGCCAGCTTGGCTACCCGAATGATTTCATCCATGCTGACGTCCTTCATCCCGTAAGAAATATTGTTGCGGATGCTGGACGAGAACAGGAAAGTCTCTTGGAAGACCGTTGCAATCTGGCTGCGCAGACTCCGGACCTTAATATCGTTGATGTTCACGCCGTCTAATTTGATGCTGCCCTGATTCACGTTATAGGCATGCATCAAGAGCTGGATAATGGTTGACTTCCCTGAACCTGTTCCCCCCAGCAAACCGATCACGGAGCCGGGACGAGCATCCAGATTGATATCTTTGACAGCAGCCATCTTGTTGCCGTAAGCAAAGGTGACATTGTCGAACACGACATGACCCTTCACCTGGCTTGGCACCAAATCTACCGCACGCTCACGGTCTTCGACATCAATGGGCTGATTCAACAGCTCCAGCACCCGTTCACCCGAAGCCTTCGACTGCGTATAGTTGTTAATGTGGAACCCGATCCCCCAAAGAGGTCCGATTATGTACCAAATTAAGGTGAAGAATGCTGCCAGCTCCCCTACCGTCATGGAACCTTGGATAACCATGGCGCCCCCGACGGCAAGCAAAATGACGACGCTGACATTCGCAAAGAGCTCCATCATCGGGAAATAACGGGCCCACAGGGAAGAGGCGAATATCTGATTGGTTTTGTAACGCTCATTCCGTTCGGAGAATTTCTCCACTTCGTGAGGCTCGCGAGCAAAGGATTTAACGGTACGAACA
Proteins encoded:
- a CDS encoding ABC transporter permease, which produces MSNLLPLIKNECIKIIKRKRFYVVLLVLLVLVPMFTYAQMKSAERSREKFNSDWRLELQQRITDNENSLSSDRVPDEWKRYRQIFIQQMQYYLQHDVNPNQPNGVTFTREFLNNAISLFIPLLIMAIASDIVSGERTTGTIKMLLTRPVKRWKVLLSKLVALIMFTSLIVVSTFVIAYLISGLAFGYKGFDIPVFTGFQIVGSDVDMSGVHAVPQWKYLLMQGGLVWFVGVCVGMLAFMVSVLVRSTAASIVIMMAALIAGNILTNMASAWSSAKYLFMVNLNLTSYLAGNLPPIEGMTLNFSLAVLAIWAICAVIVAFSVFTRRDILN
- a CDS encoding ABC transporter ATP-binding protein, yielding MNEQAQEIVLSVQHVKKKIGRKWIIHDVSFDVRSGEIFGFLGPNGAGKTTTIRMLVDLIKPSSGRIEVCGYDVNRQQEQALRYIGSIVENPEMYSYLTGWENLEHFARMQPGIDDQRIQEVVDTVRLDRRIHDKVSTYSLGMRQRLGIAQALLGRPKLLILDEPTNGLDPKGIKEMRQFIHQLAEEGLAVFVSSHLLSEIQLLCDRVAIISSGRVLAVGEVDELIAGSSDHVIWDLNPAVQGKRILQKLDYCEIVDRPEDVLDDNVLAGMSPDAVVTRMHAAHASRAVERLVGAGVQVREVHRINPTLEQLFLQMTEGESIE
- a CDS encoding GDSL-type esterase/lipase family protein; amino-acid sequence: MKSSAWIWRITASVSIIVAIVLIFGFVYAFKDINDPQGQPLLTGGESAAPGQETAPPKPERAPSEAVLPNDLKVTAIGDSLAKGTGDSTGGGFVRRSVEQLNGDGRTASLLANLAINGMTTEGLLPKLDDKGIQYALKEANVIMLSIGGNDIFQGSGLMEGAADAGELELDPAMLMGALPQASERLQTILEKIRDINPNARIVYIGLYHPFSDLEELLIPGNVVVSAWNHAVMELVNRDPNMTLVPTFDLFQHKLGEYLSTDHFHPNGAGYQAIADRIVEGML
- a CDS encoding CAP domain-containing protein; this translates as MNNHWIKKIAGGSIAAVLAVGIMLPTTASAAPADSNNYVNWQQKIQKFLESQGLESQFKWVVVQQPQTEKPQADKPAETPQTSKPETSKPEASKPEASKPEASKPEASKPVSKPSTTPSQPSESAGTTEQSNFASEVVNLVNQERSKAGLKPLTVHAKLTTVALDKAKDMSNNNYFSHTSPTHGSPFDMMKAYGISYGYAGENIAKGQRTPQEVMNSWMNSQGHRENILSPNFTMIGVGYYNGYWVQEFISQ
- a CDS encoding GNAT family N-acetyltransferase; the protein is MSIESVISAPALLIRNFEKNDLEAVTSLMRELNYPTTLNVMRERMESMNDNPLYGNLVAEVDGDVVGMIMLRQVKSFTMTEPVTQITSVIVTSSYRGQGIGKRLIRGAETWGRQHGSHLLFLTSGNREELAPAHAFYEHIGFEKAGYQFSKKL
- a CDS encoding ABC transporter ATP-binding protein, giving the protein MNANVNTEPHQKQKIPRPRKPSEETNERFVYKDDDAIEKPFNWTQLTRLISYMKPYAKQILPLIGLMMIIGTITKLAIPFLTSLAIDQAIDPKEGNPSLTLLYQITIAVLAMYIIQWVAGIFRIKFTNIIGQRVIYDLRADLFQHIQRLSFNFFDKRPAGSVLVRVTNDVNSLQDLFTNGVVNLIIDCVQLVGIVVILLLINWKLGLAVIVTVPIMFFISTKLRVRIRRAWQEVRIRNSRINSHLNESIQGIRVTQAYTQEEENMKFFDNMNLDSKKSWDRASAMNQGFGPLIEITGGFGSLILFWLGAVLIQQGELTIGLLIAFTQYVGNFWEPINRLGQMYNQLLVAMASSERIFEFIDEKPSIDDQPGAKKLPTIKGDIKLENVVFEYEKGRQALKGINLDVKAGQSIALVGHTGSGKSTIINLLSRFYDITDGKLTIDGYDIQSVTVESLRNQIGIVLQDTFIFSGTIRDNIRFGRLDATNEEIEDVAKAVGAHEFIVQMPGGYDTEVEERGNMLSMGQRQLLSFARALLADPRILILDEATASIDTETELKIQSALKVLLQGRTSFIVAHRLSTIRHADHIVVLDHGKIIEEGNHDQLMQKQGTYHGLIEAQYRFL
- a CDS encoding ABC transporter ATP-binding protein, whose translation is MNVLRQLQGFFWEKRSYLFLSILCLAIATALGLVYPQLLKVLIDDAIKLENYGIVPQLALTVLGVVILKAFMQFLHGFFGGRLGNYLAYSLRNACYEKLQFLSFRYYDTARTGDLMSRLTGDLEAIRMFIGFGFAQLLNLVLMVTFGSIMMFTISWKLTLVTLVAMPFLVFAALKFESKIHPAFQEMRLALSSLTTAVQENITGVRTVKSFAREPHEVEKFSERNERYKTNQIFASSLWARYFPMMELFANVSVVILLAVGGAMVIQGSMTVGELAAFFTLIWYIIGPLWGIGFHINNYTQSKASGERVLELLNQPIDVEDRERAVDLVPSQVKGHVVFDNVTFAYGNKMAAVKDINLDARPGSVIGLLGGTGSGKSTIIQLLMHAYNVNQGSIKLDGVNINDIKVRSLRSQIATVFQETFLFSSSIRNNISYGMKDVSMDEIIRVAKLAKAHDFIMEMKDGYDTIVGERGMGLSGGQKQRIAIARALLKDPKILILDDATSAVDMETEHEIQSGFQEVMNGRTTFIIAHRISSLRHADEILVLDEGRVVQRGKHNDLIAVPGPYQDVYKIQYADLIAKQAQAGGTPGQVQA